The following are from one region of the Treponema denticola genome:
- a CDS encoding GNAT family N-acetyltransferase — protein sequence MEILIRPTEKKDLPLVKALWADGDVMKFVGFPDGLVQTDEEMARWYDWVLKNSPLSMHYSIFEGEVYCGETWYSIDTVHDNLTSLDIKLFAKARGRGIASKALSFAIEQARLKGAKKVWVNPVPQNEKAIKLYKRLGFSASKVPEHILKKEGEDGYIYMEKELR from the coding sequence ATGGAAATATTGATTAGGCCGACCGAAAAAAAGGACCTTCCATTGGTTAAAGCCTTATGGGCTGATGGTGATGTTATGAAATTTGTAGGATTTCCGGACGGTTTGGTTCAAACCGATGAAGAAATGGCCCGTTGGTATGATTGGGTGCTAAAGAACAGTCCTCTATCTATGCATTATTCGATTTTTGAGGGGGAAGTTTATTGCGGAGAAACTTGGTATTCCATCGATACGGTTCATGATAATCTTACAAGTCTTGATATTAAGCTGTTTGCCAAGGCTCGGGGGAGAGGGATTGCCTCTAAGGCCTTGAGTTTTGCTATAGAACAGGCAAGACTTAAAGGTGCGAAAAAGGTTTGGGTTAATCCTGTTCCTCAAAATGAAAAAGCAATCAAACTTTATAAAAGATTAGGTTTTTCCGCCTCTAAGGTACCTGAGCATATTTTAAAAAAAGAGGGAGAGGACGGTTATATTTATATGGAAAAAGAGCTTAGATAA
- the selD gene encoding selenide, water dikinase SelD, with protein sequence MSCSLINEDFDLLKAAKNPGUGAKLSAGALDKLLKNFSVRNDDNLLVGFNTSDDAAVYKINDETALISTIDFFPPVSGDPYIFGQVAAANSLSDIYAMGGEPKLALNLFCITKDMPEDMIKEILRGGFDKVYEAGAIVCGGHTIYDDSPKYGLAVNGFVHPKKILENSTAKEGDVLILTKPIGTGILLTASKADMSPPEELDRCYKIMAFLNAKARNIMVKYKINACTDITGFGLLGHLYEMGKGSDMSIEVDYKSVPIYKSVIESAEMGMMPAGVYSNRNFVGDNVVFENVPLAYQDLMFDPQTSGGLLISVDKDDAAALYEELSQAMENTPCGKPAIIGLVTKREEKILRVS encoded by the coding sequence ATGAGCTGTTCACTTATTAATGAAGATTTCGATTTATTAAAAGCTGCAAAGAATCCGGGCTGAGGTGCAAAGCTGAGTGCGGGTGCACTCGATAAACTTTTAAAAAATTTTTCCGTAAGGAATGACGATAATTTACTCGTAGGTTTTAATACTTCAGATGATGCTGCCGTCTATAAGATAAACGATGAAACGGCTCTTATATCTACTATAGATTTTTTTCCGCCGGTTTCAGGCGATCCTTATATATTCGGGCAAGTTGCCGCCGCAAATTCTTTAAGCGATATTTATGCGATGGGCGGGGAGCCTAAGCTCGCCTTAAATCTTTTTTGTATTACCAAAGATATGCCTGAAGATATGATAAAAGAAATTTTACGCGGCGGTTTTGATAAGGTTTATGAGGCCGGTGCTATAGTCTGCGGAGGGCATACTATTTATGATGACTCGCCCAAGTACGGTTTGGCTGTAAACGGTTTTGTTCATCCTAAAAAGATTTTGGAAAATTCTACAGCAAAGGAAGGCGATGTTTTAATTTTGACTAAGCCTATCGGCACGGGCATTTTACTTACGGCTTCAAAGGCCGACATGTCGCCGCCGGAAGAACTTGACCGCTGTTATAAGATTATGGCTTTTTTAAATGCGAAGGCCCGCAACATCATGGTAAAATATAAAATAAATGCCTGTACCGACATTACCGGTTTCGGTCTTCTCGGTCATCTTTATGAGATGGGGAAGGGAAGCGATATGAGTATTGAAGTTGATTATAAATCCGTTCCTATTTATAAATCCGTAATTGAAAGTGCCGAAATGGGTATGATGCCGGCAGGAGTTTACTCCAATAGAAATTTTGTGGGAGATAATGTTGTCTTTGAAAATGTTCCCCTTGCCTACCAAGACCTGATGTTCGATCCTCAAACTTCGGGAGGGCTTTTGATTTCGGTAGACAAGGACGATGCCGCTGCTCTTTACGAGGAACTGTCTCAAGCTATGGAAAATACTCCCTGCGGCAAACCTGCCATTATAGGCCTTGTTACCAAGCGGGAAGAAAAAATTCTTAGGGTGAGTTAA
- the yedE gene encoding YedE family putative selenium transporter, producing the protein MKKHLMVIVTGAVIGIAALVLVRFGNPGNMGFCIACFLRDIAGALKLHNAGVVQYMRPEVIGLIIGAFILAFVKKEFKPRGGSAAFTRFTLGFFVMIGALVFLGCPLRMFLRLGAGDLNAVFGLVGFIAGIVIGIFFLNKNFSLSRAHNQSKQEGVIPIIFMIVFFVLLVAFPSALAFSEKGPGAMKAPIFLALAVGLVVGGLAQRSRMCTVGGIRDAIMLKDFHLLWGSLTILVTVVVGSLILGKFNLSFAGQPVAHTDGLWNALGMVLVGWASVLLGGCPLRQLILTGEGNSDSAITVVGLIAGAAFAHNFGLASSGKGPTSAGMIAVVVGLILTAFVSIYYSLKNK; encoded by the coding sequence ATGAAAAAACATCTCATGGTTATTGTTACAGGTGCCGTGATCGGTATTGCGGCCCTCGTATTGGTTAGGTTCGGAAATCCGGGAAACATGGGTTTTTGTATTGCATGTTTTTTGCGGGACATTGCCGGCGCCTTAAAACTGCATAATGCAGGAGTTGTTCAGTATATGAGACCTGAGGTAATAGGTCTTATAATCGGTGCCTTTATACTGGCTTTTGTAAAAAAAGAATTTAAGCCGAGAGGCGGATCTGCTGCCTTTACACGATTTACTCTAGGTTTCTTTGTTATGATAGGAGCCTTGGTTTTCTTAGGCTGTCCTTTGAGAATGTTTTTACGCTTGGGAGCAGGAGATTTAAATGCTGTTTTCGGTTTAGTAGGCTTTATTGCCGGAATTGTAATCGGTATCTTCTTCTTAAATAAAAACTTTTCTCTTAGCAGGGCTCATAATCAGTCAAAGCAGGAAGGTGTAATTCCTATAATCTTTATGATTGTTTTCTTTGTTCTTTTGGTTGCCTTCCCCTCAGCTCTTGCTTTTAGCGAAAAAGGTCCCGGTGCTATGAAGGCTCCGATTTTCTTGGCATTGGCTGTAGGTCTTGTTGTAGGCGGTCTTGCTCAAAGAAGCAGAATGTGTACTGTAGGCGGAATTCGAGATGCAATCATGCTTAAAGATTTTCACCTATTGTGGGGAAGCCTTACTATTTTGGTAACTGTTGTAGTAGGTTCGTTAATTTTAGGTAAGTTCAATTTAAGTTTTGCCGGTCAGCCCGTAGCCCACACAGACGGCTTATGGAATGCCCTTGGAATGGTTTTAGTCGGCTGGGCAAGCGTTCTTTTGGGCGGCTGTCCTTTAAGACAGCTCATATTGACGGGTGAAGGAAACAGCGATTCAGCAATTACTGTTGTAGGGCTTATCGCCGGTGCTGCTTTTGCCCATAACTTCGGCCTGGCTTCCTCCGGTAAAGGACCGACAAGTGCCGGAATGATTGCTGTTGTTGTAGGTTTGATTCTTACAGCTTTTGTAAGTATCTATTATTCTTTGAAAAATAAATAA
- a CDS encoding DUF3343 domain-containing protein, with the protein MKEYLITFHTHYDSLVCMRAVNKTDNAKTGELTAKLVPVPRSVSSSCGTALKLIFKEGLAFDKDYFSQFDYDAFYFLSEDGKYVEV; encoded by the coding sequence ATGAAAGAGTATTTGATTACCTTTCATACGCATTATGATTCTCTTGTCTGCATGAGGGCCGTGAACAAAACGGATAATGCTAAGACAGGAGAGTTGACTGCAAAATTGGTTCCGGTGCCGCGCTCTGTAAGTTCAAGCTGCGGCACTGCATTAAAATTAATTTTTAAAGAAGGCCTTGCTTTTGATAAAGATTATTTTAGTCAATTTGATTACGATGCTTTTTATTTTTTAAGTGAAGACGGTAAGTACGTTGAGGTGTGA
- a CDS encoding hexokinase family protein, with product MKEIDDFFERNNFDYKIDIEYAASILLEDMKKGLESEVESVSSMDMIPLWKNLPTDIPKDKKVIIIDAGGTNFRAGIVYFDKKGEPEILSFFKHPMPALDKEMTNEEFFDSIAEYLEPLKDESDMISFCFSYAIKIFPDGGGQAIKLSKEIKLPYIGDCKINEGLFQALSRKGWKKIKKIIMVNDTAAVLQSGIFSETDDQSFDSHIGFVLGTGLNSAYIEYGKIEKLKSTEFYDKPQIIVCESGKSNKIPQSKFDKILSENSNLKNEYFLERMCSGRYLGELCSIALRTGAAEGIFSPRVNKMLLNSSDFSSEEISLFLKEQNHDKNIFSGIIEAHSVSEDYVKIYSICKCFFERAGRLSAAVIAAACIKTGKGKSPDKPICISADGSMFLKGFLIKERIFKSLHTCLTEKRGIYFVLKTNDEAVTLGTALAAFLN from the coding sequence ATGAAAGAGATCGACGATTTTTTTGAGAGAAATAATTTTGATTATAAAATTGATATCGAATATGCAGCTTCAATCCTTTTGGAAGATATGAAAAAAGGATTGGAAAGCGAAGTTGAGTCTGTTTCTTCCATGGATATGATTCCCTTATGGAAAAATCTTCCCACCGATATCCCTAAGGATAAAAAGGTAATAATCATCGATGCGGGAGGAACCAATTTTAGGGCAGGTATTGTCTATTTTGACAAAAAAGGAGAGCCTGAAATTCTTTCTTTTTTTAAGCATCCGATGCCTGCTCTTGACAAGGAAATGACTAATGAAGAGTTCTTTGACAGCATTGCCGAATACTTAGAACCTTTAAAAGATGAGTCCGATATGATTTCCTTTTGCTTTTCCTATGCCATAAAGATTTTTCCCGACGGCGGCGGACAGGCTATTAAACTTTCAAAAGAAATAAAACTGCCCTATATCGGCGATTGCAAAATAAATGAAGGGCTTTTTCAAGCCTTATCTCGTAAGGGTTGGAAAAAAATAAAAAAAATTATAATGGTGAACGATACCGCTGCAGTTCTCCAGTCAGGAATTTTTTCTGAAACCGACGATCAGAGCTTTGACTCTCACATAGGCTTTGTTCTAGGGACGGGGCTAAATTCAGCATATATCGAATACGGAAAGATTGAAAAACTCAAAAGTACCGAATTTTACGATAAACCACAGATAATCGTATGCGAGTCGGGAAAGAGCAATAAGATTCCTCAAAGTAAATTCGATAAAATCTTATCCGAAAATTCCAATTTAAAAAACGAGTATTTTTTGGAAAGAATGTGTTCAGGACGCTATCTTGGAGAGCTTTGTTCAATTGCATTAAGGACGGGTGCTGCCGAGGGAATTTTTTCGCCGCGGGTCAACAAGATGCTTTTAAATTCCTCTGATTTTTCAAGTGAAGAGATTTCTTTGTTTTTAAAGGAACAAAATCACGATAAAAATATTTTTTCCGGTATAATCGAAGCTCATTCGGTTTCGGAAGACTATGTTAAAATCTATTCCATATGTAAATGCTTTTTTGAGAGAGCCGGAAGGCTTTCAGCTGCCGTAATTGCTGCCGCTTGTATAAAAACCGGTAAGGGTAAATCGCCGGATAAGCCCATCTGTATAAGTGCTGACGGTTCGATGTTTTTAAAAGGTTTTTTGATTAAAGAAAGAATCTTTAAGAGTTTACACACCTGTTTAACCGAAAAAAGAGGAATTTACTTTGTTCTTAAAACAAATGATGAGGCTGTAACCTTGGGTACAGCTCTTGCAGCCTTTTTAAATTAA
- a CDS encoding sulfurtransferase TusA family protein, giving the protein MSDIIVDARGLACPEPVVLTKKALAVNSAFVVLVDNETSKENIKRFCDNAKAKTKIEPSDDGWKIAVSK; this is encoded by the coding sequence ATGTCTGATATTATTGTAGATGCCCGAGGGCTTGCTTGCCCTGAGCCTGTGGTTTTAACCAAGAAAGCTCTTGCTGTAAATTCCGCCTTCGTTGTGTTGGTAGATAATGAAACATCAAAAGAAAATATAAAACGCTTTTGCGATAATGCAAAGGCTAAAACAAAGATTGAACCTAGCGATGACGGCTGGAAAATTGCCGTATCAAAATAA
- the rpsU gene encoding 30S ribosomal protein S21 translates to MAYVTIDDSEHLEKALKRFKRQVEKEGIIREWKKKEFYEKPSTVLNRKNKALRRKLMKKTRRSRDSKSY, encoded by the coding sequence ATGGCATATGTAACAATTGACGATTCAGAGCATCTTGAAAAAGCTCTAAAAAGATTTAAGCGTCAAGTCGAAAAAGAAGGTATTATCCGCGAATGGAAAAAGAAGGAATTCTACGAAAAACCTTCCACTGTTTTAAACAGAAAGAATAAGGCCCTCCGCCGAAAACTTATGAAAAAAACAAGACGCTCACGCGATTCAAAGAGCTATTAA
- a CDS encoding DMT family transporter has translation MYKFRLVFFFVFLYNADLSYNTPFQKGKLVPGLFEAFCICRFTDDAKEFILTNTKINVLSRLALLIVAIVWGSSLVVVSETTDFFKPNFLLGLRFSIACFLLCLVFYKKLKLIDKDYLINGGIVGFFLFIAYSSQTFGVTTAGGLPGRSAFLSASYCVIVPFLGWLVNRIRPDRYNASAAVLCILGIGLVSFKDLVLSSSVGITLGDFYALLSGLLFASHIVSITRLSKRKDPILMTIIQFGAAAILSWLVTLIFEDNSAIVWSYSSIGSVLYLAAICTGLALLLQNIGQKHTDASSAAIILGLESIFGIIFSVIFKGESLDVYSVFGFILIFIAIIISETKLSFLKKTEIKVEIVS, from the coding sequence TTGTATAAATTCCGGCTTGTCTTTTTTTTTGTTTTTCTGTATAATGCGGACTTATCATATAATACACCTTTTCAAAAAGGAAAGCTCGTTCCCGGACTTTTTGAGGCATTTTGCATTTGCCGTTTTACTGACGATGCAAAGGAATTTATTTTGACTAATACCAAGATTAATGTTTTATCGCGTTTAGCCCTTTTGATTGTTGCAATAGTATGGGGTAGTTCTCTTGTTGTTGTAAGCGAAACTACGGATTTTTTTAAACCTAATTTTTTATTGGGCTTAAGATTTTCTATTGCCTGTTTTTTGCTTTGTCTTGTGTTTTATAAAAAATTAAAACTTATAGACAAAGATTATCTTATAAACGGAGGAATTGTAGGTTTTTTTCTGTTTATTGCTTATTCCAGTCAAACCTTCGGCGTTACGACTGCCGGCGGACTCCCCGGACGAAGCGCCTTTTTATCTGCTTCTTATTGCGTAATCGTACCCTTTTTGGGTTGGCTTGTAAACAGGATTCGTCCCGATAGGTACAACGCCTCTGCTGCCGTTTTGTGTATTTTGGGAATAGGTCTTGTATCTTTTAAAGACTTGGTTCTTTCATCCTCTGTAGGAATAACGCTGGGAGATTTTTATGCTCTTTTAAGCGGTCTTCTTTTTGCAAGCCACATTGTAAGTATTACACGATTAAGCAAAAGAAAGGATCCCATTCTTATGACTATTATCCAATTCGGAGCGGCTGCAATTCTTTCATGGCTTGTAACCCTTATTTTTGAAGATAATAGTGCAATAGTTTGGTCTTATTCGTCCATAGGTTCCGTGCTCTATCTTGCTGCAATTTGTACGGGACTGGCTCTTCTTTTACAAAATATAGGACAAAAGCACACCGATGCTTCGAGTGCAGCCATTATTTTAGGTCTTGAATCAATTTTCGGAATTATCTTTTCGGTTATATTTAAGGGTGAAAGTCTTGATGTTTATTCGGTTTTCGGTTTTATCTTAATCTTTATAGCTATAATAATTTCGGAAACAAAGCTTTCATTTTTAAAAAAGACCGAAATTAAAGTCGAAATTGTTTCATAG
- a CDS encoding FMN-binding protein — protein MSKKIKAIGFFVTTLLVFAFACEPEMLYGTAKVAGSTPAGTNYEYGYSVCIDVTVDDQGKIIKVSDDEKNTEASIAADVIGAAASNKAYWKKYLSGKGFEKYKNLTIEDVKKMNVGFPGAPGVDAVGGATAASLAVKNAVLQALVLDASIKELVNYKNPDNYKKGEQKKLEKIIKEGRAHLETLETYEEIEKVLAELKQKLDALKTK, from the coding sequence ATGAGTAAAAAGATAAAAGCTATAGGATTCTTTGTAACAACTCTTTTAGTATTTGCTTTTGCTTGCGAACCGGAGATGCTTTACGGAACTGCAAAGGTAGCCGGCTCGACCCCTGCCGGTACTAATTATGAATATGGATATTCAGTATGTATCGATGTAACCGTTGATGACCAAGGTAAAATCATCAAAGTAAGTGATGACGAGAAAAACACGGAGGCATCTATCGCAGCAGATGTTATAGGAGCTGCAGCAAGCAACAAAGCTTACTGGAAAAAATATTTGTCAGGAAAAGGTTTTGAAAAGTATAAAAACCTTACCATAGAAGATGTCAAAAAAATGAATGTCGGTTTCCCCGGAGCTCCGGGAGTTGATGCAGTAGGAGGAGCCACAGCAGCTTCCCTTGCAGTAAAGAATGCGGTTTTACAGGCTTTGGTGCTTGATGCTTCAATTAAGGAACTTGTAAACTACAAAAATCCCGACAATTATAAAAAGGGAGAACAAAAAAAATTGGAAAAAATAATTAAAGAAGGAAGAGCTCATCTGGAAACCTTAGAAACTTATGAAGAAATAGAAAAGGTTCTTGCAGAATTAAAACAAAAACTGGATGCGTTAAAAACAAAATAA
- the metK gene encoding methionine adenosyltransferase, whose protein sequence is MKNDINYFTSESVSEGHPDKLCDQISDAVLDACLRDDPESHVACETFASTALVLVGGEITTNTYVDIQEIARSIAEEIGYTNTDFGLDCHSMAVMNMIHSQSPDISQGVDGTGLDEYKGQQGAGDQGMMFGFACKETPELMPAPIMFSHSVLRYAAKLRKEKVIPWLRPDSKTQITVKYEGFKPIKIDTVVLSHQHYPDVKYDELKNTLINQVIKPVLGPTGLLADDTKYFINPTGRFVIGGPFGDTGLTGRKIIVDTYGGMGRHGGGAFSGKDPSKVDRSAAYMARYIAKNVVAADLARRCEVQLAYAIGVPFPVAVRVDTFGTGEVPEEKIEKAIKEVFDMSPAGIIKTLDLKRPIYKETAAYGHFGRPEFSWEKTDKTEALKKAVK, encoded by the coding sequence ATGAAAAACGATATAAATTATTTTACATCAGAATCTGTAAGTGAAGGACATCCCGATAAGCTCTGCGATCAGATTTCGGATGCAGTTTTAGATGCATGTTTGAGAGATGACCCTGAAAGCCATGTAGCCTGTGAAACCTTTGCCTCTACCGCTTTGGTGCTTGTCGGCGGAGAGATAACCACAAATACCTATGTAGATATTCAAGAGATTGCACGGTCTATCGCTGAAGAAATAGGCTATACAAATACCGATTTCGGTTTGGACTGCCATTCTATGGCAGTTATGAATATGATCCATTCCCAGTCCCCCGATATTTCGCAAGGGGTAGACGGTACCGGGCTTGATGAATATAAGGGCCAACAAGGGGCCGGAGATCAGGGTATGATGTTCGGTTTTGCCTGCAAGGAAACTCCTGAACTGATGCCTGCTCCCATTATGTTTTCTCATTCTGTATTGAGGTATGCGGCAAAGCTCAGGAAAGAAAAGGTTATTCCTTGGCTCAGACCCGATTCAAAGACTCAGATTACCGTAAAATATGAAGGATTTAAACCTATAAAGATAGATACTGTTGTGCTTTCTCATCAGCACTATCCCGATGTTAAATATGATGAGTTAAAGAATACCTTAATCAATCAGGTTATTAAGCCTGTTTTGGGTCCGACCGGACTTTTGGCAGATGATACCAAATATTTTATTAATCCTACCGGCCGCTTTGTTATAGGGGGTCCCTTTGGAGACACAGGTCTTACCGGAAGAAAAATAATAGTAGACACCTACGGCGGAATGGGAAGACATGGAGGAGGCGCTTTTTCGGGTAAGGATCCGTCAAAGGTTGACCGCTCTGCTGCCTACATGGCTCGATACATTGCAAAAAACGTAGTAGCCGCAGACCTTGCACGCCGCTGCGAAGTTCAGTTAGCCTATGCAATCGGAGTTCCTTTCCCTGTTGCCGTAAGAGTTGATACCTTCGGCACGGGTGAAGTTCCTGAAGAAAAAATAGAAAAGGCAATAAAAGAGGTTTTTGATATGTCTCCGGCAGGCATAATAAAGACTCTGGATTTAAAACGCCCTATCTATAAAGAAACGGCAGCTTACGGACACTTCGGCCGCCCCGAATTCTCATGGGAAAAAACCGACAAGACGGAAGCTCTAAAGAAAGCGGTTAAATAA
- a CDS encoding aminotransferase class V-fold PLP-dependent enzyme, with amino-acid sequence MKKRIFLDNAAGAFPKAPGLDQALARAVNIGTGNINRSTYTETEEAGLAVIETRELLCKLFNFQPATHVIFTSGVTASLNYIIKGFLKSGDRVLTSSFEHNAVMRPLVQMEKLGVKIDRIPAILKNGGAFVDTSLIESMIRPETRLAVFSHASNVTGFIQPIEEIASILKKHNIPLVIDGAQTAGHIPVDLAKLKPAAFCFTGHKGLLGPQGTGGILFDKDFAKKVEPLITGGTGSASDSEVTPSFMPDKFEAGTQNIIGIAGLHHSLKWLDAFGIQNIHTKEQKLLKLFLDGIKDLPIKIAGGESTENRVGIVSIDFSEFMDNAEAGASLEEKYGILTRCGLHCSPSAHKSIGTFPQGTVRFSTGPFTIEEEIETAIKAVKELCPRA; translated from the coding sequence ATGAAAAAGCGTATCTTTTTAGACAATGCGGCCGGTGCTTTTCCTAAGGCTCCCGGTCTCGATCAAGCTCTTGCAAGGGCGGTTAATATAGGAACGGGAAATATTAACCGCAGTACCTATACCGAAACCGAAGAAGCAGGTCTTGCCGTCATCGAAACAAGAGAACTCTTGTGTAAGCTCTTTAATTTTCAGCCGGCAACCCATGTTATTTTTACATCGGGAGTTACGGCAAGTTTAAACTATATTATCAAGGGTTTTCTCAAATCGGGCGACAGGGTTTTAACAAGCTCCTTTGAGCATAATGCCGTAATGCGTCCTCTGGTTCAAATGGAAAAATTAGGCGTCAAGATTGACCGCATTCCTGCAATCTTAAAAAACGGAGGAGCCTTTGTAGATACATCCTTAATCGAATCTATGATAAGGCCTGAAACCCGTCTTGCCGTTTTTTCACATGCTTCAAATGTAACGGGCTTTATTCAGCCTATCGAAGAAATTGCCTCAATCTTAAAAAAGCACAATATTCCTTTAGTAATAGACGGAGCCCAAACTGCCGGCCACATTCCCGTCGACCTTGCAAAATTAAAACCGGCAGCCTTTTGCTTTACAGGCCATAAGGGCTTACTCGGCCCCCAAGGAACGGGAGGCATCTTATTCGATAAGGATTTTGCAAAAAAGGTTGAGCCCCTCATCACAGGCGGAACAGGAAGTGCATCCGATTCGGAAGTAACGCCCTCCTTTATGCCCGATAAATTCGAAGCCGGAACTCAAAACATAATCGGCATTGCAGGTCTTCACCACAGCCTGAAATGGTTGGATGCTTTCGGAATTCAAAATATTCACACAAAAGAACAAAAACTGCTTAAACTATTTTTGGACGGAATAAAAGACCTTCCGATAAAAATAGCGGGAGGAGAGTCAACTGAAAACAGGGTCGGAATTGTTTCGATAGACTTTTCCGAATTTATGGACAATGCTGAAGCCGGTGCCTCTCTCGAAGAAAAATACGGTATCCTTACCCGCTGCGGCCTCCATTGTTCGCCTTCGGCTCATAAGTCCATCGGCACTTTTCCGCAAGGCACGGTAAGATTTTCCACAGGCCCCTTTACAATAGAAGAAGAAATTGAAACTGCCATAAAGGCCGTAAAGGAGCTTTGCCCAAGGGCTTAA
- the queA gene encoding tRNA preQ1(34) S-adenosylmethionine ribosyltransferase-isomerase QueA, whose product MLTKEFNFDLPEELIAQSPSEKRGGDRLLILDKQSGKLEDRLFTELPEILPKNALMVFNNSKVRHARIYAKSKTNAVCEFLMINPMKDSDGSLWQVMAKKAKRQKPGKTFLFEDGTEAEIIESAIPLESEFRCMKFNRVIDDEWLDKYGHMPLPPYIHRKDTQEDADRYQTVYAEIYGSIAAPTAGLHFTQEVLSKIRDKGIDIEYVTLHVGLGTFLPVRAEKIEDHKMHTEHFFISEKTAQAVEKAKKEGRPIIAVGTTTVRTLESAWDEKRKELKRGNQSTDIFIYPSYKFKLIDKLFTNFHTPESSLVMLVSALAGKENIFKAYRHAVEEKYKFFSYGDAMLIL is encoded by the coding sequence ATGCTTACAAAAGAATTTAACTTTGACTTACCGGAAGAGCTGATAGCTCAATCGCCCTCCGAAAAAAGAGGCGGCGACAGGCTTTTAATTTTAGACAAACAAAGCGGAAAACTTGAAGACAGGCTTTTTACAGAGCTGCCTGAAATTCTTCCAAAAAATGCCCTGATGGTTTTTAATAACTCGAAGGTGCGTCATGCCCGCATTTATGCAAAAAGCAAGACAAATGCAGTATGCGAATTTTTAATGATTAATCCTATGAAGGACTCGGACGGTTCCCTTTGGCAGGTTATGGCAAAAAAAGCAAAACGCCAAAAACCCGGGAAGACCTTTTTATTTGAAGACGGAACGGAAGCTGAAATAATCGAGTCCGCGATACCTCTCGAAAGCGAATTCCGCTGTATGAAATTTAATAGGGTTATCGATGATGAGTGGCTCGATAAATACGGGCACATGCCCCTGCCTCCCTACATTCACCGAAAAGATACTCAAGAAGATGCAGACCGCTATCAGACCGTCTATGCAGAAATCTACGGCTCGATTGCGGCTCCCACTGCAGGCCTCCACTTTACCCAAGAGGTGCTTTCAAAAATAAGGGATAAGGGAATCGATATTGAATATGTAACCCTCCATGTGGGACTCGGTACCTTTCTTCCCGTACGGGCTGAAAAAATAGAAGACCATAAGATGCACACCGAACATTTTTTTATTTCGGAAAAAACGGCTCAGGCCGTTGAAAAAGCCAAGAAGGAAGGAAGGCCTATTATAGCCGTAGGAACGACCACCGTGCGTACTCTCGAATCCGCATGGGACGAAAAAAGAAAAGAATTAAAACGGGGCAATCAGTCCACGGATATTTTTATTTACCCCTCATATAAATTTAAACTGATAGATAAACTCTTTACCAATTTTCACACCCCGGAGTCGAGCCTCGTAATGCTGGTCTCCGCCCTTGCAGGAAAAGAAAATATTTTTAAAGCCTACCGCCATGCCGTCGAAGAAAAATATAAATTCTTTTCTTACGGAGATGCAATGCTGATTTTGTAA